One region of Bacillus pumilus genomic DNA includes:
- a CDS encoding ATP-binding protein codes for MKPLSIKKKVLFLILVVTGIVAASALALTYYLYQHLYVDKQIDSLSLQGEKLAQIYHQHGKDTYFTDRIKWANDSSQANIIFTDDPMELSSGLPFDTNTNDNLITFKERQKLLQGETVVLIREHSQFHQDILGIAIPVFSSKDELSGTIFLSMPLSDVYEPFVQIRLTLGISILLILLLIFFIGYKSSNKVVRTINQMKEIAMEMESGDFSKRMAVTKNGDELNQLSRSFNKLSSTLEKVEQHRREFLANVSHELRTPLSYMKGYAEGIEEGIIDQKKGMHIIQDEAARLSRLVNDLLDLAQLEGDSYPLTMEPIVFAQLIHDVLDQMAFIANQKSIYLKRTLDEDCIVYGDSDRLQQVVRNLLDNAIHYTPSGKSVSIELLVHQHKAELRVTDEGNGIPKEDLPHVSERFYRVNKARTRKDGGSGLGLAIVYQIMKKHHGTFDIQSEPGYGTTAIIQLPNTPIDEDLHTI; via the coding sequence GAAGCCTTTATCGATTAAAAAGAAAGTGCTCTTCTTAATCCTTGTAGTGACCGGAATCGTTGCTGCCTCAGCTCTTGCCCTCACCTATTACTTATACCAGCACTTATATGTTGATAAGCAGATTGATTCCTTAAGTTTACAAGGTGAAAAGCTGGCACAAATCTATCATCAACACGGGAAAGATACGTATTTTACCGATAGAATAAAATGGGCTAACGACTCGAGTCAGGCGAACATTATTTTTACAGATGACCCAATGGAGCTTTCAAGTGGTCTTCCTTTTGATACGAACACAAATGATAACCTCATTACGTTTAAGGAACGCCAAAAGCTCCTTCAAGGGGAAACCGTCGTGTTGATTAGAGAACACTCACAGTTTCATCAAGATATTCTTGGCATCGCCATCCCTGTTTTTTCAAGCAAAGATGAGCTATCAGGGACAATTTTTCTATCCATGCCCTTATCGGATGTATATGAACCCTTTGTCCAAATCAGATTGACACTTGGCATATCCATTTTATTAATTCTGCTCCTGATTTTCTTTATCGGATATAAAAGCTCCAATAAAGTCGTTCGGACAATTAATCAAATGAAAGAAATTGCGATGGAAATGGAATCTGGTGATTTTTCAAAACGGATGGCTGTGACCAAAAACGGAGATGAATTAAACCAGCTGAGCCGCTCTTTTAACAAACTGTCTTCTACCCTTGAAAAGGTTGAGCAGCACCGCAGGGAATTTCTTGCGAATGTCTCTCACGAACTTCGAACTCCGCTAAGTTATATGAAAGGATATGCTGAAGGTATTGAAGAAGGGATCATTGATCAAAAAAAAGGAATGCACATCATCCAGGATGAGGCCGCACGTTTAAGCCGGCTTGTGAATGATCTTTTAGACCTTGCACAGCTAGAAGGAGATTCTTATCCACTAACGATGGAGCCAATCGTCTTTGCTCAGCTGATTCATGACGTTCTTGATCAAATGGCATTTATCGCTAATCAAAAGAGCATTTATCTGAAACGGACACTTGATGAGGATTGTATTGTGTATGGCGATAGCGATCGGCTGCAACAAGTGGTTCGTAATTTACTGGACAATGCCATTCATTACACTCCCTCTGGAAAATCGGTCTCGATTGAATTACTAGTTCACCAACATAAAGCTGAATTGAGAGTGACAGATGAGGGCAACGGCATTCCAAAAGAAGACCTTCCACATGTTTCTGAGCGATTTTACCGAGTAAATAAGGCACGTACGAGAAAAGATGGCGGCTCAGGTCTTGGACTAGCTATTGTCTATCAAATCATGAAAAAACATCATGGCACGTTCGATATTCAATCTGAGCCAGGATACGGTACGACAGCCATCATCCAGCTGCCAAATACTCCAATCGATGAAGACCTGCATACGATATAA
- a CDS encoding amino acid permease, producing MEKEHVQLKRTMTSRHIMMLALGGAIGAGLFKGSSSAIDIAGPAVILAYMIGGLILLFIMQGLAEMTVARPGARTFRDLIEPVLGKYPAYFLDWIYWKMWVLNIAAEAIVSAIFIQYWFPQVPIWTLVLIISLVVTLINVCSVKMFAETEYWLASIKIAVILLFIIIGLTMLFVSFGQHAAPGLSNLTEHGGFFPNGTGGLIAAMLVVVYSYGGTEMIGVTLAETKNPEKVIPKAIQSTFVRIIGFYVLPFFIIVSLIPWNQVNNEQVSPFVTVFATIGVPYASDIMNGIILLAILSSMNSGLYASSRVLFTQAMDGRIWKGFSKLSKQQVPVRAILVCTSTLYAAVLISLFVGSQTFNYLMGSLSYTVLFIWFIIAVGHLKSRSVAAPGGYRVKLYPFTTWFSVIAIIAIFIGVVSTTPIVQTLVTMGIYLIITLSFFINRKRFETAV from the coding sequence TTGATATCGCGGGTCCTGCTGTCATTTTGGCATATATGATTGGTGGTCTTATTTTATTATTTATTATGCAAGGACTTGCCGAAATGACAGTTGCACGACCTGGCGCTAGAACATTCCGTGATTTAATTGAACCTGTGTTAGGCAAATACCCAGCCTATTTCCTAGACTGGATCTATTGGAAAATGTGGGTGTTGAACATTGCAGCAGAAGCGATCGTGTCTGCAATCTTTATTCAGTACTGGTTCCCACAAGTACCGATTTGGACACTTGTGTTAATCATTTCACTTGTTGTGACATTGATCAATGTTTGTTCAGTCAAAATGTTTGCTGAAACAGAGTACTGGTTAGCTTCTATTAAAATTGCTGTCATTCTTTTATTTATTATCATTGGGTTAACGATGCTGTTTGTCTCATTCGGACAGCATGCAGCACCGGGATTATCTAACTTAACCGAACACGGAGGATTTTTCCCGAATGGAACAGGCGGCTTAATTGCGGCAATGCTGGTGGTCGTGTATTCATATGGCGGAACTGAAATGATTGGGGTTACATTAGCAGAAACGAAAAACCCTGAAAAAGTCATCCCAAAAGCCATTCAAAGTACATTTGTACGAATCATCGGTTTTTATGTACTTCCGTTCTTCATCATCGTCAGCTTAATTCCTTGGAATCAAGTAAACAATGAACAAGTGAGCCCATTCGTCACGGTGTTTGCAACGATTGGTGTGCCATATGCAAGTGATATCATGAACGGGATTATTTTATTAGCGATCTTGTCTTCTATGAACTCTGGTCTGTATGCTTCTTCAAGGGTACTATTTACACAGGCAATGGATGGCCGTATATGGAAGGGCTTTTCGAAGCTGTCGAAACAGCAGGTGCCAGTCAGAGCGATTCTAGTATGTACATCTACTTTGTATGCAGCCGTATTAATCTCTCTTTTTGTAGGAAGTCAAACCTTTAATTATTTAATGGGATCTTTAAGCTACACGGTCTTATTCATCTGGTTTATTATTGCTGTCGGGCATTTAAAGTCTCGAAGCGTAGCAGCACCAGGAGGATATCGCGTCAAGCTGTATCCTTTCACAACATGGTTTTCTGTCATTGCAATCATTGCCATTTTTATCGGCGTAGTATCAACAACTCCGATTGTCCAAACCTTGGTCACAATGGGTATCTATCTCATCATTACGCTTTCTTTCTTCATCAATAGAAAACGGTTTGAAACAGCTGTTTAA